The proteins below are encoded in one region of Avibacterium volantium:
- a CDS encoding low molecular weight protein-tyrosine-phosphatase translates to MTVKVLFVCLGNICRSPMAEYLFREKVKQAGLADKILCDSAGTSGWHDGEDMHCGTAETLELHHIDNKGFTSRKVRSKDWQDFDYLIAMDNQNLADLEKLFGHHPEKLFQITQLCPNLGIDHIPDPWYTKNFTQTYELLDQCCDALLEHIRKEKHC, encoded by the coding sequence ATGACAGTGAAGGTGCTTTTTGTCTGCTTGGGGAACATCTGCCGTTCCCCAATGGCAGAATATCTTTTCCGCGAGAAAGTGAAACAAGCAGGGCTAGCCGATAAAATCCTCTGCGACAGTGCGGGGACATCAGGCTGGCACGATGGCGAAGATATGCACTGTGGCACAGCAGAAACCCTTGAATTGCATCATATTGATAATAAAGGCTTTACTAGCCGAAAAGTGCGGTCAAAAGATTGGCAAGATTTTGATTATCTGATTGCAATGGACAACCAAAATTTAGCGGATTTGGAAAAATTATTTGGGCATCACCCTGAAAAATTATTTCAAATCACTCAACTTTGTCCAAACCTTGGCATCGATCATATCCCCGATCCTTGGTACACCAAAAACTTCACGCAAACCTATGAATTATTGGATCAATGTTGCGATGCGTTACTAGAACATATCCGCAAAGAAAAACATTGCTAA
- the rimO gene encoding 30S ribosomal protein S12 methylthiotransferase RimO, producing the protein MSSAPNIGFISLGCPKNLVDSERILTELRSDGYNIIPSYENADLVIVNTCGFIDSAVQESLEAIGEALEENGKVIVTGCLGAKEDRIREVHPKVLEVTGPHSYEAVMGQVHKYVPKPAHNPYISLVPAQGVKLTPKHYAYLKISEGCDHRCTFCIIPSMRGDLDSRPITQVLDEAKRLADAGVKELLIVSQDTSAYSLDQSKENQNKTVFWNGKPIKNNLISLCEQLATLGIWVRLHYVYPYPHVDNLIPLMAEGKILPYLDIPLQHASPKILKAMKRPGSIDRTLERIKKWREICPELTLRSTFIVGFPGETEEDFQQLLDFLQEAQLDRVGCFKFSPVEGAIATDMPDQVPEEVKEERFHRFMQVQQAISAQRLQQKIGKTLPVIVDEIDEEGIIGRSMADAPEIDGVVYVDNLSNQAVSVGQVINVTITQADEYDLWGTC; encoded by the coding sequence ATGAGTTCAGCGCCAAATATTGGTTTTATTAGCTTAGGTTGCCCTAAGAATTTAGTGGATTCAGAGCGTATTTTAACGGAGTTGCGTTCTGACGGATATAACATTATTCCGAGTTATGAAAATGCCGATTTAGTGATCGTTAATACCTGCGGATTTATTGACAGCGCAGTGCAAGAGTCGCTAGAAGCGATCGGCGAAGCATTGGAAGAAAACGGCAAGGTGATTGTAACGGGCTGTTTGGGAGCGAAAGAAGATCGCATTCGTGAAGTTCACCCAAAAGTGTTGGAGGTAACAGGCCCGCACAGCTATGAAGCGGTGATGGGGCAAGTGCATAAATATGTGCCAAAGCCTGCCCATAATCCTTATATCAGCCTTGTGCCAGCGCAAGGGGTGAAGCTCACGCCAAAACATTATGCTTATTTGAAAATTTCTGAAGGCTGCGATCACCGTTGTACGTTCTGCATTATTCCTTCAATGCGTGGGGATTTAGATAGCCGCCCAATTACGCAAGTGTTAGATGAAGCCAAACGCCTTGCCGATGCGGGTGTGAAAGAGTTGCTTATCGTGTCGCAAGATACCTCTGCTTATTCTTTAGATCAAAGCAAAGAAAATCAAAACAAAACGGTTTTCTGGAACGGCAAGCCGATTAAAAACAATCTCATCAGCCTGTGCGAACAGTTGGCAACCTTAGGCATTTGGGTGCGTTTGCATTATGTGTATCCTTATCCGCACGTGGATAATTTAATTCCACTAATGGCAGAGGGCAAAATCTTGCCTTATTTAGATATTCCATTACAGCACGCTAGCCCGAAAATTTTGAAAGCGATGAAACGCCCCGGTTCAATCGATCGCACCCTTGAACGAATTAAAAAATGGCGTGAAATTTGCCCTGAATTAACCTTGCGTTCTACCTTTATTGTGGGCTTCCCAGGGGAAACGGAAGAGGATTTCCAACAGCTTTTAGATTTCTTGCAAGAAGCACAATTAGATCGTGTTGGCTGTTTTAAATTTAGCCCGGTAGAAGGTGCGATCGCTACAGATATGCCAGATCAAGTGCCAGAAGAGGTAAAAGAAGAACGCTTCCACCGCTTTATGCAAGTGCAACAAGCCATTTCCGCACAGCGTTTACAACAAAAAATTGGCAAAACGCTGCCAGTGATTGTGGACGAAATTGACGAAGAGGGCATTATCGGACGCTCAATGGCAGACGCACCAGAAATTGATGGCGTGGTTTATGTGGATAACCTGTCAAACCAAGCGGTGAGTGTGGGACAGGTGATTAACGTTACCATTACGCAAGCCGATGAATATGATTTATGGGGAACGTGCTAA
- the dcuC gene encoding C4-dicarboxylate transporter DcuC, translating into MLELKSFVAILGVIAAVYLLVKKYETRTVLIGLGLMMSLLTLNPMGALDAFAKSMTSGGLIMAICSSMGFAYVMKYTKCDTHLVHLMTKPLSGLRFFLIPFATVITFFINIAIPSAAGCAAAVGATLIPVLKSAGVRPATAGAAILAGTFGSMMSPGSSHSAMIAEMSNLTITQVNLSHAPYTMIAGAIAAVSLTLVALMLKDYGEEHRQAYLAEAKEAEQSFQKSNLLFAIAPLLPLVILVIGGTSLQEIPALAWTKMGVPQAMLIGAIYAIIVTRVSPAKITEEFFNGMGSAYANVLGIIISASVFVAGLKSTGAIDSAIEFLKHSNEFVRWGATIGPFLMGLLTGSGDAAAIAFNTAVTPHAVELGYTHLNLGMAAAIAGAIGRTASPIAGVTIVCAGLAMVSPVEIVKRTGLGMVLAVLFLALFML; encoded by the coding sequence ATGCTTGAACTTAAATCTTTTGTAGCGATTTTGGGCGTTATCGCTGCGGTTTATTTACTGGTAAAAAAATATGAAACGCGTACCGTATTAATTGGCTTAGGGTTGATGATGTCCTTGCTCACCCTAAACCCAATGGGCGCGCTGGACGCTTTTGCAAAATCAATGACCAGCGGCGGCTTGATTATGGCGATCTGTTCTAGTATGGGTTTTGCTTATGTAATGAAATACACAAAATGCGACACCCATCTGGTACATTTAATGACGAAACCGCTTTCAGGACTCAGATTTTTCTTAATCCCTTTTGCCACGGTGATCACCTTCTTTATTAATATCGCCATTCCTTCTGCGGCAGGCTGTGCCGCTGCGGTTGGCGCAACCTTAATCCCCGTGTTAAAAAGTGCTGGCGTACGCCCAGCCACTGCGGGGGCCGCAATTTTGGCAGGGACGTTCGGTTCAATGATGAGTCCGGGGTCTTCTCATTCTGCAATGATCGCGGAAATGTCCAACTTAACCATCACGCAAGTGAACTTATCTCACGCGCCTTACACAATGATCGCAGGAGCGATTGCGGCGGTTTCACTAACCTTGGTTGCATTAATGTTGAAAGATTACGGCGAAGAACACCGTCAAGCCTATTTAGCTGAAGCGAAAGAAGCGGAACAATCTTTCCAAAAATCGAACCTACTTTTTGCCATTGCACCTTTATTACCGTTGGTGATTTTGGTGATCGGCGGTACATCTTTACAAGAAATTCCTGCGCTGGCGTGGACAAAAATGGGCGTGCCACAAGCAATGTTAATTGGTGCAATTTACGCCATTATCGTCACCCGAGTTTCCCCAGCGAAAATTACCGAAGAATTCTTTAACGGAATGGGTAGCGCTTATGCAAACGTGCTAGGTATCATTATTTCCGCCAGCGTTTTTGTGGCAGGATTAAAATCCACCGGTGCCATTGACAGTGCGATTGAGTTCCTTAAACATTCCAATGAATTCGTACGCTGGGGCGCAACCATTGGGCCATTCTTAATGGGCTTGCTCACCGGTTCTGGCGATGCGGCAGCCATTGCTTTCAACACAGCGGTAACGCCACACGCGGTCGAATTAGGCTATACCCACTTAAATCTTGGTATGGCAGCGGCTATCGCAGGGGCTATCGGACGCACCGCTTCCCCTATTGCTGGCGTAACCATTGTATGCGCGGGCCTAGCAATGGTTAGCCCAGTGGAAATTGTCAAACGTACTGGCTTAGGAATGGTGCTTGCGGTGTTATTCTTAGCATTATTTATGCTCTAA
- the pepE gene encoding dipeptidase PepE — MKNMLLMSGSKYQNTGYLVHCMPWLKSFLSTYKGKTIGFVPYAGVSRSYDEYETLVQQALAELEMDVVSVHRGKRHLDIIEQADVIAIGGGNTFCLINGLYEHHLLDAIRQKVQQGTPYFGWSAGANVAGKTIMTTNDMPILYPPSFDALNLFPHQLNPHFISGKIAGHNGESREERLAEFLIVNPESHVYALPEGTALQIQGNQSKVLDISEAQQSAVLKFSKNGQCERYESGVTFDY, encoded by the coding sequence ATGAAAAATATGCTTTTAATGAGCGGTTCTAAATACCAAAACACGGGTTATCTCGTGCATTGTATGCCGTGGCTGAAAAGCTTTCTTTCTACATACAAAGGAAAAACCATTGGATTTGTGCCTTATGCAGGCGTGAGCCGTAGTTATGATGAGTATGAAACGCTGGTGCAACAAGCCTTGGCAGAGCTAGAAATGGACGTGGTTTCTGTCCATCGTGGCAAGCGTCATTTAGATATTATTGAGCAAGCTGATGTGATCGCCATTGGCGGTGGTAACACATTCTGCCTAATCAATGGATTGTATGAACACCATTTATTAGACGCCATTCGCCAAAAAGTGCAACAAGGCACGCCTTATTTTGGCTGGAGCGCAGGGGCAAATGTGGCAGGTAAAACCATTATGACCACCAATGATATGCCAATTCTTTATCCGCCTTCTTTTGATGCTTTAAATCTTTTCCCACATCAACTTAATCCACACTTTATTTCCGGCAAAATTGCAGGGCATAACGGTGAAAGCCGTGAAGAGCGCTTAGCGGAATTTTTGATTGTCAATCCTGAATCGCACGTTTACGCCTTGCCTGAAGGCACGGCATTACAGATTCAAGGCAATCAATCCAAAGTACTGGATATTAGCGAAGCACAGCAAAGTGCGGTACTAAAATTCAGTAAAAATGGCCAATGCGAACGCTATGAAAGCGGTGTTACCTTTGATTACTAA
- the slyD gene encoding peptidylprolyl isomerase gives MKVAKNVVVSIAYQVRTEDGVLVDEAPVNQPLEYLQGHNNLVIGLEKALEGKSVGDKFEVRVKPEEGYGEYNENLVQRVPKDVFVGVDELVAGMRFIADTDVGPLPVVITEVGENDVVVDGNHMLAGQELLFDVEVVATREATLEEIAHGHIHQEGGCCGGHGDSDEEGHGCGCGGHHHHHHDHDHHHHDGEGCCGNGGCKH, from the coding sequence ATGAAAGTTGCAAAAAATGTTGTGGTGAGCATTGCTTACCAAGTTCGCACCGAAGACGGTGTATTAGTTGATGAAGCTCCAGTAAATCAGCCTTTAGAATATTTACAAGGGCATAATAATTTAGTGATTGGCTTAGAAAAAGCCTTAGAGGGAAAATCCGTTGGCGATAAATTTGAAGTTCGTGTAAAACCAGAAGAAGGTTATGGCGAATACAATGAAAATTTAGTGCAACGTGTGCCAAAAGATGTATTTGTTGGCGTTGATGAGCTGGTAGCTGGAATGCGTTTTATTGCAGATACGGATGTTGGCCCATTACCTGTGGTGATCACGGAAGTGGGTGAAAATGATGTGGTAGTGGACGGCAACCATATGCTTGCAGGTCAAGAATTACTTTTCGATGTGGAAGTGGTGGCAACCCGCGAAGCAACTTTAGAGGAAATCGCACACGGTCATATCCACCAAGAGGGCGGTTGCTGTGGCGGACACGGTGATAGCGATGAAGAAGGACACGGCTGTGGTTGTGGCGGTCATCATCACCATCATCACGACCACGATCACCACCATCACGATGGCGAAGGTTGCTGCGGAAACGGTGGTTGTAAACACTAA
- a CDS encoding SIMPL domain-containing protein (The SIMPL domain is named for its presence in mouse protein SIMPL (signalling molecule that associates with mouse pelle-like kinase). Bacterial member BP26, from Brucella, was shown to assemble into a channel-like structure, while YggE from E. coli has been associated with resistance to oxidative stress.) has translation MRLKQLTFALMALPLSALATPVSNNNVINFDVEVEKEIAHDLLQATLFIQAENNDLALANKEINGKINRAFEILKAYPDVELRDNSRSTRVRYNGEGKQNGWIARGQLMLQSKNNEALSKAISELNGLLAIEYVNSQVSSDAINRIEDEMMQQALTQLNRKATLIQQSLGAKGYKIVELNIRTPMESGRFVARPYAMAKMASSMSNDEVQLGNGKANVRASIEAKIQLVQE, from the coding sequence ATGCGCTTAAAACAACTGACTTTTGCCTTAATGGCATTACCACTTTCTGCCTTGGCAACCCCGGTGAGCAACAATAATGTGATTAATTTTGACGTGGAGGTTGAAAAAGAAATTGCCCACGATCTACTGCAAGCAACATTATTTATCCAAGCAGAAAATAACGATCTTGCGTTAGCCAATAAGGAAATTAACGGCAAAATAAATCGTGCTTTTGAGATTTTAAAAGCCTATCCTGACGTGGAATTGCGTGATAATTCCCGCAGCACACGCGTGCGTTATAATGGTGAGGGAAAACAAAATGGTTGGATCGCTCGTGGGCAGTTAATGCTGCAAAGTAAAAATAATGAGGCGTTATCAAAAGCCATCAGTGAGCTGAATGGTCTTTTAGCGATTGAATATGTGAACTCTCAAGTGTCTTCTGATGCAATTAATCGCATTGAAGATGAAATGATGCAACAAGCGCTGACACAATTAAACCGCAAAGCCACATTAATTCAACAATCACTTGGGGCGAAAGGCTATAAAATTGTGGAATTGAATATCCGAACGCCAATGGAAAGTGGACGCTTTGTGGCTCGCCCTTATGCAATGGCTAAAATGGCAAGTTCAATGTCGAACGATGAGGTGCAATTAGGCAATGGCAAAGCTAACGTAAGAGCAAGCATTGAGGCGAAAATTCAGCTTGTTCAGGAATAA
- the rraB gene encoding ribonuclease E inhibitor RraB, producing the protein MDAIPTVEESQATTREIIRDLLNDGSDPAALYIIEHHISHYDFDKLEKIAVDVFKAGYEVSDAEEWQDEAGKTLFSFDAISEIELKAELIDAQQKELFPLIAKFNGIYDGWGTYFEDPNAQEDEYGEDGEFFDDEE; encoded by the coding sequence ATGGACGCTATTCCAACAGTAGAAGAATCTCAAGCCACAACGCGTGAAATTATTCGTGACCTGCTTAATGATGGCAGTGATCCTGCTGCGCTTTATATTATTGAGCATCATATTTCGCATTATGATTTTGATAAATTGGAAAAAATTGCCGTTGATGTGTTTAAGGCAGGTTATGAAGTGTCTGATGCAGAAGAATGGCAAGATGAAGCTGGCAAAACCTTATTTTCTTTTGATGCCATTAGCGAAATTGAATTAAAGGCAGAATTAATTGATGCTCAACAAAAAGAATTATTCCCATTGATTGCTAAATTTAACGGCATTTATGACGGCTGGGGAACCTATTTTGAAGATCCTAATGCACAAGAAGATGAATATGGAGAAGACGGCGAGTTTTTTGATGACGAAGAATAA
- the mscL gene encoding large-conductance mechanosensitive channel protein MscL yields MSFMKEFREFAMRGNVVDMAVGVVIGGAFGKIVSSFVADVIMPVLGLLTGGVDFKDLHVVLKDAVGDVPAVTLNYGVFVQNIVDFVIIAFAIFLVVKGMNKMKKPAEEPEAAPAEPSNEEKLLTEIRDLLKK; encoded by the coding sequence ATGAGTTTTATGAAAGAGTTCCGCGAATTTGCAATGCGCGGTAATGTCGTGGATATGGCTGTCGGTGTGGTTATCGGCGGTGCATTTGGTAAAATCGTAAGTTCATTTGTTGCTGATGTGATTATGCCTGTTTTAGGTTTACTCACAGGCGGCGTAGATTTCAAAGATTTACATGTTGTATTGAAAGATGCGGTAGGTGATGTGCCAGCAGTAACTTTAAACTACGGTGTATTCGTACAAAATATCGTTGACTTCGTGATCATTGCGTTCGCAATTTTCTTAGTCGTTAAAGGTATGAACAAAATGAAGAAACCAGCAGAAGAGCCAGAAGCAGCACCTGCTGAACCTTCAAATGAAGAAAAATTATTAACTGAAATCCGTGATTTATTAAAAAAATAA
- the trkA gene encoding Trk system potassium transporter TrkA yields MKIIILGAGQVGTTLAENLVSEDNDITLVDNQADRLLALQDKHDLRVVNGVASSPKVLREAGAADADLVVAVTNSDETNMIACQVAYTLFNTPTKIARIRSADYLREKNKLFQPDVIPIDHIISPEKLVTDEIVRLIDYPGALQVSHFANGRISIVVVKAYYGGPLVGYALSALKEHLPHIDCRVVSILRQDKVIRPQGSTIIEAGDEVTFICDTIHIKAIMSELQRLEKPYKRIMIIGGGNIGSGVAKRLEEQCSVKLIERNPERATALAERLSKTLVFCGDASDQSLLFEEHIENIDVFLSLTSDDEANIMSALLAKRLGAKKAMVLIQRMAYINLLQGGTLDIVVSPQQATISALLGHIRKGDVGSVVSLRHGIAEALEIVVHGEAESSNVIGRQVSDIKLPAGAIIGAVLRGDDVMIARKSLVIEEDDRIVVYVSDKKYIPDVEKLFQPSAFFI; encoded by the coding sequence ATGAAAATCATCATTCTAGGCGCAGGCCAAGTTGGCACAACCCTTGCGGAAAATTTAGTGAGTGAGGATAACGACATCACCCTTGTGGATAACCAAGCGGATCGTTTGCTGGCTTTGCAAGATAAGCACGATTTGCGGGTGGTGAATGGCGTGGCATCTTCACCGAAAGTGTTGCGTGAGGCTGGTGCGGCGGATGCGGATTTAGTGGTGGCGGTAACCAATTCAGACGAAACCAATATGATCGCCTGCCAAGTGGCTTATACCTTATTTAACACGCCAACTAAAATCGCGCGTATTCGTAGTGCGGATTATTTGCGTGAGAAAAATAAACTTTTTCAGCCTGATGTGATCCCCATTGATCATATTATTTCGCCAGAAAAATTGGTTACCGATGAAATTGTTCGCTTGATCGATTACCCTGGGGCGTTGCAGGTTTCGCATTTTGCCAATGGGCGAATTAGTATTGTAGTGGTAAAAGCTTATTATGGCGGCCCTTTGGTGGGCTATGCGTTATCGGCGCTTAAAGAGCATCTGCCCCATATTGATTGCCGTGTGGTGTCGATTTTGCGTCAGGATAAGGTGATTCGTCCGCAAGGTTCAACCATTATTGAGGCAGGCGATGAAGTAACGTTCATTTGCGATACGATTCATATTAAAGCCATTATGAGCGAATTACAGCGCTTGGAAAAACCTTATAAACGCATAATGATTATTGGTGGTGGAAATATTGGTAGCGGCGTGGCAAAACGTTTGGAAGAGCAATGTTCAGTAAAATTGATTGAACGTAATCCTGAACGTGCCACTGCGTTGGCAGAGCGTTTATCAAAGACGTTAGTTTTTTGCGGTGATGCTTCTGATCAATCCTTGTTATTTGAAGAACATATTGAAAATATTGATGTTTTTCTTTCGCTTACCAGTGATGATGAAGCGAACATTATGTCTGCCTTGCTCGCTAAACGCTTAGGGGCGAAAAAGGCGATGGTGCTGATCCAACGAATGGCATATATCAATTTATTGCAAGGGGGAACGCTGGATATTGTGGTTTCGCCACAGCAGGCGACCATTTCTGCCTTGCTTGGGCATATTCGTAAAGGCGATGTGGGCAGTGTGGTGTCATTACGTCACGGTATCGCCGAAGCCTTAGAAATTGTGGTACACGGTGAAGCGGAATCTTCTAATGTGATTGGGCGACAAGTATCTGACATCAAGTTACCTGCGGGGGCAATTATTGGCGCAGTGTTGCGTGGCGATGATGTGATGATTGCACGAAAAAGTTTAGTGATTGAAGAAGATGATCGCATTGTGGTGTATGTGAGTGATAAAAAATATATTCCAGATGTAGAAAAATTATTCCAGCCGAGTGCATTTTTTATCTAA
- a CDS encoding DUF6934 family protein, giving the protein MQIRPYVLSSDSARLRYQFVSQGKNGELQTKIIEFCRLDNVVFPEDTPLFNLGFGDTIDGVEIDDKVVTNNGDMEVILRTVAYAAELFFLEYPSALILFEGSSKARTRLYRMMLNKYYSEISERFIISGISEGSIHLFLPNTKKKFEAFLVKQRVEVIL; this is encoded by the coding sequence ATGCAAATTAGACCTTATGTTTTAAGTTCAGATAGTGCTAGGTTACGCTATCAATTTGTTAGCCAAGGGAAAAATGGAGAGCTGCAAACAAAAATTATTGAGTTTTGCCGATTGGATAATGTCGTATTTCCTGAAGATACTCCCTTATTTAACTTGGGGTTTGGTGATACGATAGATGGCGTAGAGATCGATGATAAGGTGGTCACTAATAATGGTGATATGGAAGTAATTTTAAGAACGGTAGCCTACGCTGCGGAACTATTTTTCCTTGAATATCCTTCCGCATTGATTTTATTTGAAGGAAGTTCGAAAGCCAGGACAAGGCTTTATCGTATGATGTTGAATAAATACTATTCTGAGATCTCAGAAAGATTTATAATTTCAGGAATTAGTGAGGGAAGCATTCATCTTTTTTTACCTAATACCAAGAAAAAATTTGAGGCATTCTTAGTAAAGCAAAGAGTAGAGGTAATATTATGA
- the rsmB gene encoding 16S rRNA (cytosine(967)-C(5))-methyltransferase RsmB, whose protein sequence is MKQKISKKSTALATKSLSARAVAAQYLLQVLDKGQSLSTLLAEKNPALKEQDLPLLQEICFGVCRVLPRLEQIIQHLVDKPLKGKTRLVHCLLLVGLYQLLYLRTPDHAVVDEMVKAARSLKLDSFKGLVNGVLRRFLREQEGILAKVDKHWQTLHPEWLVNKLKKAYPNWREIVEANNQRPPMWLRVNPQHSNVNGYLTLLQEADIEAASADHPQAIRLEQAKNVAQLPHFAEGWLTVQDLHAQWSGLLLEPQNGELILDACAAPGGKTTHILELAPQAKVVALDVEPHRLKRVEENLARMGQNALVICGDASQPDQWFAQIQQQFGESAVQFDRILLDAPCSATGVIRRHPDIKWLRKESDIAPLVALQKAILTALWQRLKPNGMLLYATCSLLPEENSQQISEFLQQHPEAELMPLPFPEQQQVGHQFFPQENYGDGFYYAKLRKKALEPVSI, encoded by the coding sequence ATGAAACAAAAAATCAGCAAAAAAAGCACCGCACTTGCTACAAAATCCCTTTCTGCGCGCGCCGTGGCGGCTCAATATCTTTTGCAAGTGTTGGATAAGGGGCAATCGCTTTCCACCTTGTTGGCGGAAAAAAATCCTGCGCTGAAAGAGCAAGATCTCCCTTTATTACAAGAAATTTGCTTTGGCGTGTGCCGCGTATTGCCACGCTTAGAGCAAATTATTCAGCACTTGGTGGATAAGCCACTGAAAGGCAAAACGCGTCTTGTGCATTGTTTATTGTTGGTGGGATTGTATCAATTATTATATTTACGCACGCCCGATCACGCGGTGGTAGATGAGATGGTAAAAGCCGCACGAAGCCTAAAATTGGACAGTTTTAAAGGCTTGGTGAATGGCGTGCTACGCCGTTTCTTACGCGAGCAAGAGGGCATTTTGGCGAAAGTGGATAAGCATTGGCAAACCTTGCACCCTGAATGGCTCGTGAATAAGCTGAAAAAAGCCTATCCAAATTGGCGTGAGATTGTGGAAGCGAATAACCAACGGCCACCAATGTGGTTGCGCGTGAACCCGCAACACAGCAATGTGAACGGGTATTTAACCTTATTGCAAGAGGCTGATATTGAAGCGGCAAGCGCGGATCACCCACAGGCGATCCGCTTGGAACAGGCGAAAAATGTCGCACAATTACCGCATTTCGCTGAAGGTTGGCTCACGGTGCAAGACTTGCACGCACAATGGTCGGGCTTATTGCTTGAGCCGCAAAATGGCGAATTGATTTTAGATGCCTGCGCTGCGCCCGGTGGGAAAACCACGCATATTTTAGAACTTGCACCACAAGCCAAGGTGGTGGCATTAGACGTTGAACCGCATCGATTGAAACGGGTGGAAGAAAATCTCGCACGAATGGGACAAAACGCCCTTGTGATTTGTGGCGATGCCAGCCAGCCAGATCAATGGTTCGCCCAAATTCAACAGCAGTTTGGCGAAAGTGCGGTGCAATTTGACCGAATTTTGCTTGATGCTCCTTGCTCCGCCACCGGTGTTATCCGCCGCCACCCCGATATAAAATGGCTGCGCAAAGAAAGCGACATCGCCCCTTTAGTGGCCTTACAAAAAGCCATTTTAACCGCGTTATGGCAACGCTTAAAACCAAACGGCATGTTGCTCTACGCCACTTGCTCACTATTACCAGAAGAAAACAGCCAACAAATCAGCGAATTTTTACAACAACACCCCGAGGCAGAATTAATGCCCCTGCCATTCCCCGAACAACAGCAGGTCGGCCATCAATTCTTTCCACAGGAAAATTACGGCGATGGATTTTATTACGCAAAATTGCGGAAAAAGGCACTTGAACCTGTGTCAATTTAA
- the fmt gene encoding methionyl-tRNA formyltransferase — MTKPLNIIFAGTPEFAAQHLAALLNSEHKVIAVYTQPDKPAGRGKKLQASAVKQLAERHQIPVYQPKSLRKAEAHQELAALNADVMVVVAYGLILPKAVLDAPRLGCLNVHGSILPRWRGAAPIQRAIWAGDAQTGVTIMQMNEGLDTGDMLHKVYCNISPEDTSLSLYHKLEQIAPNALLDVLNGLEAGAFPPEAQDDALANYADKLSKQEAKLDWQLSAAQLECCIRAFNPWPISYFVTTDKEGNEQTLKVYQAKVLPHQNQPAGTILQADKNGIQIATADGVLNLTQLQPAGKKPMSAQDLLNGRADWFSVGKVLA, encoded by the coding sequence ATGACAAAACCTTTAAATATTATTTTTGCGGGGACGCCAGAATTTGCTGCACAGCACTTAGCGGCGCTGTTGAATTCAGAACATAAGGTGATTGCGGTTTATACGCAGCCAGACAAGCCAGCTGGACGGGGTAAGAAACTACAAGCAAGTGCGGTGAAACAATTGGCGGAGCGGCATCAGATCCCTGTTTATCAGCCTAAATCCCTACGCAAAGCGGAAGCGCATCAGGAGCTGGCAGCACTGAATGCCGATGTGATGGTAGTGGTGGCCTATGGCTTAATTTTGCCGAAAGCGGTGTTGGACGCGCCAAGATTAGGCTGCTTGAATGTACACGGCTCGATTTTGCCTCGTTGGCGTGGGGCAGCGCCGATTCAGCGCGCGATTTGGGCGGGTGATGCGCAAACTGGCGTGACTATTATGCAAATGAATGAAGGCTTGGATACGGGCGATATGCTGCATAAAGTGTATTGCAACATTAGCCCAGAAGACACCTCTCTAAGCCTTTATCATAAGTTGGAACAGATTGCGCCAAATGCGTTGCTTGATGTGTTAAATGGCTTGGAAGCTGGGGCGTTTCCGCCCGAAGCACAAGATGATGCCCTTGCCAACTATGCCGATAAACTTTCCAAACAAGAAGCAAAATTGGATTGGCAGCTTTCAGCGGCACAGCTTGAGTGTTGTATTCGCGCATTTAATCCTTGGCCGATTAGCTATTTTGTGACCACGGATAAAGAGGGCAACGAGCAGACTTTGAAAGTGTATCAAGCCAAGGTGTTGCCACATCAAAATCAGCCAGCAGGCACGATTTTACAAGCGGATAAAAATGGCATTCAAATTGCCACCGCAGATGGCGTGTTAAATCTCACGCAGCTGCAGCCTGCGGGTAAAAAGCCAATGTCGGCACAGGATTTACTCAATGGCCGAGCAGATTGGTTCAGCGTGGGTAAGGTGTTGGCATAA